The following proteins come from a genomic window of Nostoc sp. TCL26-01:
- a CDS encoding TetR/AcrR family transcriptional regulator encodes MSNQMHHPSGRPRSIQADQAILQATLDLLAEVGYQNTSMEAIASRAGVGKTTIYRRYNSKEELVADAIESLREDIQIPDTGSFWGDMDILTENVTKKIFSPLGRQTLALIISTASTNPQFAQVYWTKYTKPRREAFATVLERAKSRGEIQPDADIDLIINLLSGSLYYTLIFKPTTEPLETYMRRTLEVLMQGVGVKS; translated from the coding sequence ATGAGTAACCAAATGCACCACCCTTCAGGACGGCCTCGTAGCATCCAAGCTGACCAGGCGATTTTACAAGCAACCCTAGACCTACTAGCGGAAGTTGGATACCAGAATACGAGTATGGAAGCGATCGCATCTCGTGCGGGTGTAGGAAAAACAACTATTTACAGACGCTATAATTCTAAAGAAGAACTAGTTGCCGATGCCATTGAGAGCTTGAGAGAAGATATCCAGATACCCGATACAGGTAGCTTTTGGGGAGACATGGATATCTTGACAGAGAATGTAACTAAGAAAATATTTAGCCCACTTGGTCGTCAAACACTCGCCTTAATTATCAGTACAGCATCCACCAATCCCCAATTTGCCCAAGTCTACTGGACAAAATACACCAAACCCCGACGCGAAGCCTTTGCCACAGTTCTAGAACGCGCCAAATCCAGAGGCGAAATTCAACCAGATGCAGATATTGACTTAATTATCAACCTCTTAAGTGGCTCACTTTACTACACCCTCATCTTCAAACCCACAACAGAACCATTGGAAACCTATATGCGCCGGACTCTGGAAGTTTTGATGCAAGGCGTTGGGGTTAAAAGCTAG
- the patD gene encoding heterocyst frequency control protein PatD, which yields MSLNLEKYQILVTLLDALRSDISITPLNAGELRQRLRTLQQLFVQEIAPLTEPDSRSQSYKTEISKQLRLLEVDVMFLQGARQATTAQTRLDTISDRLSTLIQYCHAILQQKTQE from the coding sequence ATGTCTTTAAATCTGGAAAAATATCAAATACTAGTAACATTACTAGATGCTTTGCGCTCTGATATCAGCATTACACCACTGAATGCTGGGGAACTACGCCAGCGTCTGAGAACCTTACAGCAGTTGTTTGTTCAGGAGATTGCACCTCTAACTGAACCTGATTCGCGCTCACAGTCCTACAAGACGGAAATTAGCAAACAATTACGTCTTTTAGAGGTAGATGTAATGTTTCTTCAAGGGGCGCGACAAGCTACGACAGCACAAACAAGACTTGACACCATTAGCGATCGCCTTTCTACTCTAATCCAATATTGCCACGCCATACTGCAACAAAAGACACAGGAATAG
- a CDS encoding type II toxin-antitoxin system VapC family toxin, translated as MSRVILLDTGPIGLVTNPKRSPESLACTKWLQTLIASDYRVIIPEIADYEVRRELLRANKIRGIARLDELKQFLDYLPITTAAMLQAAIFWAQARQQGQPTASDKTIDGDMILVAQAITLAVPDFVIATTNVGHLSRFAPAELWQNITDQ; from the coding sequence GTGAGTCGGGTAATATTGTTGGATACAGGCCCAATTGGTTTAGTTACGAATCCAAAGCGATCCCCTGAAAGTCTTGCTTGTACAAAGTGGTTACAAACTCTCATCGCATCAGATTATAGAGTTATAATTCCAGAAATCGCTGATTATGAAGTCCGTCGAGAGTTGTTACGAGCTAATAAAATCAGAGGTATTGCTCGTTTAGATGAGTTAAAACAGTTTCTAGATTATCTGCCTATCACAACTGCTGCAATGCTTCAGGCTGCAATCTTTTGGGCGCAAGCTCGTCAACAAGGACAACCAACAGCCAGTGATAAAACAATTGATGGAGACATGATTTTAGTCGCTCAAGCTATAACTCTGGCTGTTCCAGATTTCGTGATTGCAACAACAAATGTTGGTCACTTATCTCGTTTTGCTCCAGCAGAACTATGGCAGAATATTACGGATCAGTAA
- a CDS encoding bifunctional (p)ppGpp synthetase/guanosine-3',5'-bis(diphosphate) 3'-pyrophosphohydrolase, producing MSSIAISSPTDLALPEWLKKCLRDSSANGTKAADDHSHSDNTLICRAFDFAYQLHQGQYRKSGELYISHPVAVAGLLRDLGGSPAMIAAGFLHDVVEDTDVTIEQIEELFGPEVRRLVEGVTKLSKINFTSKTESQAENFRRMFLAMAQDIRVIVVKLADRLHNMRTLQYMSEDSRRRSAQETRDIFAPLANRLGIWRIKWELEDLAFKHLEPEAFRQIQKYVSEKRDSREEKLAKAEEMLRDRMHQAGIRCLDISGRPKHLYSIYQKMQRQQKEFNEIYDLAALRIIVETNEECYRALAVVHDAFRPIPGRFKDYIGLPKPNRYQSLHTGVIGLTGRPLEVQIRTMEMHRIAEYGIAAHWKYKETGGSNAQLTTTDEKFTWLRQLLEWQSALKDAQEYLDSVKDNLFEDDVYVFTPKGDVVPLSPGSTTIDFAYHIHTEVGNHCAGARVNGRMVPLSTRLQNGDIVEIINQKNSHPSLDWLNFARTSAAKYRIKQWYKRSRREENVARGRELLEKELGKTGLDSLLKSDAMQTVSEKCNYHSPEDLLAGLGYGEITLNLVLNRWREVVKAQQPVVDIPILLPKESTAKPTVITSRATDSPIVGVEGLVYHLAGCCTPIPGEPIIGVVTRGRGISIHRQGCHNLESVECDRLVPVKWNSSVEIQARPHTYPVNIQIEALDRVGVLKDILSRLSDQGINVRHAQVKTAINQPALMDLGIDIRDRPQLEQVFTQIKKMSDILNIRRVGQIDE from the coding sequence ATGAGCAGCATAGCTATAAGTTCTCCAACTGATCTTGCCCTTCCAGAATGGCTAAAGAAATGTTTGCGGGATTCCTCAGCCAATGGCACTAAGGCAGCAGATGACCACTCCCATAGTGATAACACATTAATTTGTCGGGCATTTGATTTTGCTTATCAACTGCATCAAGGCCAATATCGCAAATCGGGGGAATTATATATCAGCCATCCTGTCGCTGTCGCTGGGTTGCTGCGCGACTTGGGGGGTAGTCCTGCTATGATAGCAGCTGGATTTCTCCATGATGTAGTTGAAGATACAGATGTCACAATTGAACAAATAGAAGAGTTATTTGGCCCAGAGGTCAGGCGGTTGGTGGAAGGTGTCACCAAACTCTCGAAAATCAATTTCACTAGCAAAACTGAAAGTCAAGCAGAAAACTTCCGGCGGATGTTCTTGGCAATGGCGCAAGATATTCGCGTGATTGTAGTGAAATTAGCAGACCGTTTGCATAATATGCGAACGCTGCAATATATGTCAGAAGACAGCCGTCGCCGTTCTGCCCAGGAAACACGAGATATCTTTGCCCCTTTAGCCAATCGCTTGGGGATCTGGCGGATTAAATGGGAATTGGAGGATTTAGCTTTTAAACATCTGGAACCAGAAGCTTTTCGCCAAATTCAGAAGTATGTTTCCGAAAAGCGCGATTCCAGAGAAGAGAAATTAGCTAAGGCTGAAGAAATGTTGCGGGATCGGATGCACCAAGCAGGCATTCGCTGTCTAGATATTAGTGGCAGACCCAAGCATCTTTACAGTATTTATCAAAAGATGCAGCGACAGCAGAAAGAATTTAACGAAATTTATGATTTAGCGGCGTTGCGAATTATTGTTGAGACAAATGAGGAATGTTATCGGGCTTTGGCTGTGGTACATGATGCCTTTCGCCCCATCCCTGGTAGATTTAAAGATTACATCGGACTACCCAAACCTAACCGCTACCAATCTCTACATACAGGAGTTATCGGTTTAACTGGTCGTCCATTGGAAGTACAAATTCGCACAATGGAAATGCACCGCATTGCTGAGTACGGGATTGCAGCTCATTGGAAGTATAAAGAAACAGGTGGTTCTAATGCTCAGTTGACAACCACAGATGAGAAGTTTACTTGGTTGCGGCAACTATTAGAATGGCAAAGTGCGTTAAAGGACGCTCAAGAATATCTCGATAGTGTTAAAGATAATTTATTTGAAGACGATGTTTATGTCTTTACACCCAAAGGTGATGTTGTACCTTTGAGTCCCGGTTCTACCACTATAGATTTTGCCTATCATATCCATACGGAAGTCGGAAATCATTGTGCCGGGGCGCGAGTCAATGGGCGGATGGTTCCCCTATCAACAAGGTTGCAAAATGGCGATATTGTCGAGATTATTAATCAAAAGAATAGCCATCCTAGTTTAGATTGGTTGAACTTCGCTAGGACTTCAGCTGCCAAATATCGGATTAAACAATGGTATAAGCGATCGCGCCGCGAAGAAAATGTCGCCCGTGGTCGAGAGTTGTTAGAAAAAGAACTAGGTAAAACAGGTTTGGATAGTCTGTTGAAGTCAGACGCAATGCAGACTGTCTCTGAAAAATGTAATTATCACAGTCCAGAGGATTTACTCGCCGGTTTGGGTTACGGCGAAATCACCTTAAATTTAGTCCTAAATCGCTGGCGAGAAGTGGTAAAAGCACAACAGCCGGTGGTAGATATACCAATATTGTTGCCGAAAGAATCAACAGCAAAACCCACAGTGATTACCTCTCGTGCTACCGACTCGCCAATTGTGGGTGTAGAAGGGTTGGTATATCATCTAGCTGGTTGTTGTACACCCATCCCTGGAGAACCAATTATCGGTGTAGTCACAAGAGGCAGGGGAATTTCCATCCATCGTCAAGGGTGTCATAATTTGGAAAGTGTGGAATGCGATCGCCTAGTCCCAGTTAAATGGAATTCCTCAGTCGAAATTCAAGCACGTCCCCACACCTACCCAGTGAATATCCAAATTGAAGCCCTAGATAGAGTCGGGGTATTAAAAGACATTTTATCTCGCCTGAGCGACCAAGGGATCAACGTCCGTCATGCCCAAGTGAAAACAGCTATTAATCAACCAGCATTAATGGACTTAGGAATAGATATACGCGATCGCCCCCAATTAGAACAAGTCTTTACTCAAATTAAGAAAATGAGCGATATCCTCAACATCCGTCGTGTCGGGCAAATTGATGAATAG
- a CDS encoding DHA2 family efflux MFS transporter permease subunit, with amino-acid sequence MASIPQGSAVNASGYVEGSRKWAIAFTAALGAILEVIDTSIVNVALTDMQASLGATVSEIGWVVTGYAIANVVLIPLSAWLGDYFGKKTYFIFSLIGFTIASVLCGLSFNLPMLVISRILQGLCGGGLLAKAQAILFETFPPAEQGLAQAVFGVGVIAGPAIGPTLGGFLVDGLGWRWIFFVNIPFGILAVAMSWMFLLKDQSKSKARNQAVDWLGIGFLVVAIGCMQTVLEQGEKEEWFSSGLITSLAIASVMGLGLFIWWELKIAYPAVDLRVLRHRSLAAGSFLSAIVGMGLYGALFAVPIFAQSVLHFTATQTGLLLAPGALASAIVMVLLGKLSTKIDARLLIAIGGVGTAFVMFDLSSLTVETGTDDLFWPLVWRGAFTVLMFLPLSLATLGSLPKKDISAGSGFYNLTRQLGGSIGIALLTTLLDKREAFHRAILLAKLSPYDSETNERLDMLKGALQSQGMDTATAGQQALALLEQTVNTQAAVLSFADIFRVVGVAFLCSLPLLLFLGKGGAGAKAPVAH; translated from the coding sequence ATGGCTAGCATTCCTCAAGGTTCTGCTGTGAACGCATCAGGCTACGTGGAAGGGTCGCGGAAATGGGCGATCGCTTTTACGGCTGCTCTAGGGGCAATCTTGGAAGTAATAGACACAAGTATTGTCAATGTGGCACTGACGGATATGCAGGCGAGTTTAGGGGCGACTGTGAGCGAAATTGGCTGGGTGGTGACGGGATATGCGATCGCTAACGTTGTGTTAATTCCTTTATCTGCTTGGTTGGGAGATTACTTTGGTAAAAAAACTTACTTTATTTTCTCACTGATTGGTTTTACGATCGCCTCGGTATTGTGTGGGCTATCCTTCAATTTGCCCATGTTGGTGATCTCCCGAATTTTGCAAGGTTTGTGTGGTGGTGGTTTGCTAGCGAAAGCTCAAGCAATTCTTTTTGAAACCTTTCCCCCGGCGGAACAAGGACTGGCGCAAGCAGTGTTTGGTGTAGGTGTGATAGCTGGCCCTGCAATTGGCCCCACATTGGGAGGATTTTTAGTCGATGGTTTGGGTTGGCGATGGATTTTCTTTGTCAATATTCCTTTTGGGATTTTAGCTGTGGCGATGTCCTGGATGTTTTTACTCAAGGATCAAAGTAAGAGCAAAGCTAGAAACCAAGCTGTTGATTGGTTAGGAATTGGGTTTTTAGTAGTAGCGATTGGTTGTATGCAAACCGTATTAGAACAAGGAGAGAAGGAAGAGTGGTTTTCCTCCGGTTTGATTACGAGTTTAGCTATTGCCAGTGTCATGGGATTAGGCTTATTTATTTGGTGGGAGCTAAAAATAGCTTATCCTGCCGTTGATTTAAGAGTTTTACGCCATCGTTCCTTGGCTGCGGGCAGTTTTTTATCAGCTATTGTGGGTATGGGTTTGTATGGCGCATTATTTGCTGTGCCGATTTTTGCTCAAAGTGTGCTGCACTTCACTGCCACCCAAACAGGACTTTTACTAGCACCAGGAGCATTAGCATCAGCGATCGTCATGGTGCTGTTAGGTAAATTATCCACCAAAATCGATGCCAGATTATTAATTGCGATCGGTGGTGTGGGAACAGCTTTTGTCATGTTTGATTTATCCAGCCTCACCGTCGAAACTGGAACAGATGATTTATTTTGGCCGTTGGTATGGCGGGGTGCATTCACAGTCTTAATGTTTCTTCCTTTGAGTTTGGCAACTTTAGGTTCCCTCCCCAAAAAAGATATTTCTGCTGGTTCTGGCTTTTATAACCTCACTCGACAACTAGGCGGTAGTATTGGCATTGCTCTACTCACAACCTTATTAGATAAACGTGAGGCATTTCATCGAGCCATTTTGTTAGCAAAACTTAGTCCCTATGACTCAGAAACTAATGAACGACTTGATATGCTCAAAGGAGCCTTGCAAAGTCAAGGTATGGATACAGCTACAGCCGGACAACAAGCACTCGCTTTGCTGGAACAAACTGTCAATACTCAAGCAGCAGTTTTGTCTTTTGCAGATATCTTTCGCGTTGTCGGGGTAGCCTTTCTCTGCTCTTTGCCCCTGTTGCTATTCTTAGGCAAAGGTGGAGCCGGTGCAAAAGCCCCAGTAGCACATTAA